A genomic region of Brienomyrus brachyistius isolate T26 chromosome 6, BBRACH_0.4, whole genome shotgun sequence contains the following coding sequences:
- the LOC125744848 gene encoding malate dehydrogenase, mitochondrial-like: MFSRIARSAVSIARSFCSSSQSNTKVTVLGASGGIGQPLSLLLKKSPLVSQLSLYDVVHTLGVAADLSHIETRAQVTGYVGPEQLPQALKGSEVVVIPAGVPRKPGMTRDDLFGTNASIVATLADACARNCPEAMICLITNPVNSTVPIASEILRKHGVYNPKRVFGVTTLDIVRANTFVAELTGLNPAHVNVPVVGGHAGKTIIPVLSRCTPKMEFSADTLANLTRRIQDAGTEVVKAKAGAGSATLSMAYAGARFAVSLLDAMNGKEGVIECAFVRSEEGECTYFSTPLLLGRHGVERNLGLGKLSALETKLVAEALDELKASIKKGEDFARAPTH; encoded by the coding sequence ATGTTCTCTCGGATAGCCAGATCAGCTGTGAGTATTGCTCGCAGCTTCTGCAGCTCTTCCCAGAGCAATACAAAGGTGACAGTGTTGGGTGCATCTGGGGGCATCGGCCAGCCCCTGTCACTGCTGCTTAAGAAGAGTCCACTGGTCAGCCAGCTCTCGCTTTATGACGTTGTCCACACCCTCGGAGTGGCTGCAGACCTCAGtcacattgagaccagggcccaggtcactggctacgtcggccctgaacaactcccgcaagctctgaaggggagtgaAGTTGTCGTCATTCCTGCTGGagtgcccaggaagcccgggATGACACGGGATGACCTCTTCGGTACcaacgcctccatcgtggccaccctggctgatGCCTGTGCCCGCAACTGCCCTGAAGCTATGATTTGTCTAATCACCAACCCGGTAAACTCCACTGTTCCCATAGCTTCAGAGATTCTTAGGaagcatggagtttacaacccTAAGCGGGTCTTTGGTGTGACGACGCTAGACATCGTCAGGGCTAACACCTTCGTGGCCGAACTCACGGGACTGAATCCTGCTCATGTCAACGTCCCTGTAGTTGGTGGCCATGCGGGCAAGACCATAATTCCGGTCTTATCTCGGTGCACTCCCAAAATGGAGTTTAGTGCGGATACTCTCGCTAACCTCACGAGGCGTATCCAAGACGCAGGCACTGAGGTGGTCAAGGCGAAGGCTGGGGCAggctctgccaccctctccaTGGCATATGCAGGGGCTAGGTTCGCCGTGTCCCtgctggatgccatgaatggcaAAGAAGGGGTCATCGAATGTGCATTCGTCAGGTCAGAGGAAGGCGAATGCACATACTTTtccacccctctcctcctcggcaGACACGGAGTGGAACGAAACCTGGGCCTTGGCAAGCTCTCCGCCTTGGAGACCAAGCTGGTGGCCGAAGCACTGGATGAGCTGAAGGCCTCCATTAAGAAGGGGGAGGACTTTGCGAGGGCGCCAACACATTAA